The Candidatus Hydrogenedens sp. genome window below encodes:
- a CDS encoding NAD-dependent epimerase/dehydratase family protein, translated as MKILLSGASGFVGKHLYSHLCNQGFLCYKLVREMPSQEREIFWDPYKRVIDLNLIKDMDIFIHLSGANIADAFWTKKRKQVLMESRVITTKFIAESIAHLNDKSKRLFISSAIGYYGTITNTTITETGEK; from the coding sequence ATGAAAATACTTCTATCCGGTGCTTCAGGTTTTGTAGGGAAACATCTATACTCCCATCTTTGTAATCAAGGTTTTCTATGTTATAAGTTAGTTCGTGAGATGCCCTCACAAGAAAGAGAGATATTTTGGGATCCTTATAAAAGGGTTATAGATTTGAACTTAATTAAAGATATGGATATTTTTATTCATTTAAGTGGTGCTAATATTGCTGATGCTTTCTGGACAAAAAAGCGAAAACAGGTTTTAATGGAAAGTCGTGTAATAACTACAAAATTTATCGCAGAAAGTATAGCCCATTTGAACGATAAATCAAAGAGATTATTTATTTCCTCGGCTATAGGATATTATGGGACTATAACCAATACGACTATAACAGAAACGGGAGAAAAA
- a CDS encoding MarR family transcriptional regulator, which yields MSINKELDLEQPIQDLRHETLLNIVRTVAVLSIKGEAFFRKYGLTDAQFNVLFALKYKKRKWTQSDLGRRLVVTRASITSILDKLEAKGLVLRNSVEGNRRIRHVELTPEGLNLVRKMEPIYRRNIHRIFSCFSDKECNEIIKYMEIIRERLMTVPYSTKDNI from the coding sequence ATGTCAATAAATAAGGAATTAGATTTAGAACAACCTATACAAGATTTAAGACATGAGACTTTATTAAATATCGTAAGAACTGTAGCAGTATTATCAATTAAAGGAGAAGCATTTTTTCGCAAATATGGCTTAACAGATGCACAATTTAATGTTCTTTTTGCTCTCAAATATAAAAAGAGAAAATGGACACAATCAGATTTAGGTCGGCGTTTGGTTGTAACACGCGCCAGTATTACTTCAATTCTTGATAAGTTAGAGGCAAAAGGCTTGGTATTAAGAAATTCTGTAGAAGGAAATAGAAGAATACGGCATGTAGAACTTACTCCCGAAGGTTTAAACCTTGTTCGGAAAATGGAACCGATTTATAGGCGCAATATACATCGGATTTTTTCTTGCTTTTCTGATAAGGAATGTAATGAGATTATTAAATATATGGAAATTATCCGTGAGAGATTGATGACCGTTCCCTATTCAACAAAAGATAACATTTAA